CTGTTGCCCTCCACCTGGACCATGCAGAATCCGAAGACCTCGCGCTGGCCGCAGTGGACCTTGGTTTCGGTTCCGTCATGTACGACGGCGCGCATCTGCCCTACGAAGGGAACGTGGAAGTCACGCAACGGGTTGCACAGTACGCCCACGCGCGCGGCGTGTACGTGGAGGCCGAGCTCGGGAAAGTGGGCGGCAAGGACGGAGCCCACGCCCCCGGTGTCCGAACAGACCCCGCCGAGGCCCAGGCATTCGTGGAGGCAACCGGCGTGGACGCGCTCGCCGTTGCCGTGGGCTCCTCCCATGCCATGACCGAACGCAGCGCCGCGCTGGACCTGCACCTCATCACCAGGCTGAAGACTGCAGTGGGAAAACCACTGGTCCTCCACGGCTCCTCCGGTGTGACAGATGACATGCTCATAGCCGCTATCCGCGCGGGTATGACTAAGATCAACGTATCCACACATTTGAACGGGTTCTTTACCCGCGCCGTCCGTGAGTATCTCGATGCCAACCTTGCAGTGGTGGATTCCCGGAAATACATCAAGGCCGGCCGGGATGCCCTTGTGCTGGAGTCTGCACGTATGCTGACGCTGTTCGCCAAAGCGAATTAGCTGGAACCCGCGAAAGGCTTGTCATGACCCGCACCGATCGGCTGACTGCCATACTCGACCTCCTGGCCGAGTCCGGCCATGTGGAAGTCGAGGACATCGTGACCCGCCTGGGCGTGTCACCTGCCACGGCCCGCAGGGATCTTGACAGCCTGGCCAAGCAGCGGTTGCTCAGCCGAACACGTGGTGGCGCCACAACCGGGTCCGTTGCCTACGACCTCCCCGGCCGTTACAACCGCGACGACCATGCTGAGGCCAAGCAGGAAATCGCCTTGGCTGCTTCGGCGTTGATCCGTCCCGGTGCAGTCATTGGCCTCAGTGGCGGTACCACCAACACGGCGTTGGCTCAGCTGCTGTCCACCCGCGAGGACCTCAACGCGCCATCCCACACGCCCACCCTTACCGTGGTCACCAACGCGATCAACATCGCCTCGCAGCTTGCGGTCCGACCCAATATCAAGATCATGGTCACCGGGGGAATCCTCAACCCGCGCTCCTATGAGCTGGTGGGACCCTACACGGACGTCATCATGCAGAAGGTTGCTTTGGACATTGCGTTCATTGGCGTCAACGGCGTGGACCCGGACCTCGGCCCCACCATCACCGATGAAGGCGAAGCCATGGTCAACACCGTGATGGCACGCCGCGCCACGGAATCCTACGTGGTGGCCGACTCTTCCAAAGTGGGTCGTCGCTCCTTTGCCGCGATGGCAGGCTACGACTTCAGGCACCTGATTACGGACTCCGGCATCAGCGCCGAGCACAAGGCTGCGTTCGAAGCCAAGGGCACGGAAGTCATCGTCGCACCTGCCAGCTAACATTTGCCCGCTGAGCACCACTCTCTAGAAGCGCATCCTTGGTGCGTGCAGCACCGAGTCGTCTACCTCCCTGGGCACCCACTGGCTGAACGGTACATCCAGGCTGTACTGGCCGTCGTCGTTCTTGATCAAGGTGCGCAGCTCGGCGTTGTCAGGGTTATTCAGCGATTCAAAGTACTCCACTGTCCAGTGGAACCAGCGCATGCAGAACAGGCGCATGGTCAGCCCGTGCGTCACCAGGAGCGTGTTCGGAGCGTACGTGGGCTTTTGCCAATGCCGATACAGGGTCTCCATGAAGGATGACACCCGGTCGTAAACATCTGAGCCGGACTCGCCCTCGCGGAACCGGTAGAAGAAGTGCCCGTAGAGGTTGCGCAGTTCCTTTTGGTCTTCGATCTCCCCGGCGATCTGAAAGTTCGCCCAGTCCTGCTCGCGAAGCCTGGGTTCCTCAATGACCCGCTCGATCAGTGGCCCCAAGTTCATGGCTTCCAAGGTCTGGTAAGCGCGCAAATAGGGGGACACGTACACGCAAACCTGCTCGCCATCGAGCTTCCTGCGCAGGTCCTCCCCGGCGATCCGTGCCTGCTCCACACCGCTATCCGTCAGCGGGATCCGGTAGTCCGGCACACGGTTGTAGATGGACGTGTCGGCATTCGCGGCTGACTGGCCGTGCCGGATCATGAAGATTCTCTCAGGGGCACCCATCCCACCAAGCATAGGTGGCCGCCATGCGTGGTCCGGCGAGGTGTGCGCTTCCCGGCAAAGTGGCAGGTAGTGAGGGCAAGATAGGTACATGTTCCTTGCTTCCCGCCGCCGGCTGCGCGCCGAAGTACTTATTGTGCTGGGCCTGTCCTTGGGCCAGTCAGCCGTCTACTCCGTAGTGCAGCTCTTGGACAAGATGACGCGTGCTCCCTTGGCTGATGCCACATCAACCTTGAACAGGTCCCAAAGCGCTCGCGAGTACTTCGATCTCACATACCAGTTGCTGGATATTGTGTTCGCACTGGTGCCCGTGGCCCTGGTGTTCTACTTCCTGTCCACGTATGCCCCCGGAGGTCGGGAAGGCGGGGGCGCTTCGGCGTTCGCCCGGCTTGGGTTCAACTTCGCCCGGCCCGGTAAGGACCTACTGCAAGGCGTGGGACTGGCTGCAGCGATTGGCATTCCCTCGCTCGGCTTGTACGCGGCCGGTCGGGCGCTGGGAATTACAACAGCCATTGTGCCCAGCGGCCTGGATGCCTACTGGTGGACCGTGCCCGTGCTGATTCTCTCGGCAATGCGCCACGCGGTCGTGGAAGAAGTGATCGTGGTGGGGTACCTCATGGACCGCTTCGGTAAGTTCGGGTGGAGCATGCCGGTGGCCATTGTGGTCAGTGCCGTGCTGCGGGGGAGCTACCACCTGTACCAGGGCTTTGGGCCGTTCATCGGGAATGTGGTCATGGGCCTGGTGTTCGCATGGATTTATACAAAGACCAAGCGGGTCATGCCCTTGGTGATTGCCCACGCATTGCTGGACATCGTGGCGTTTGTTGGATTCAGCCTGTTCGGCAAGGCAATGGGCCTCGGCTGATGGCGTTAAAAATATTCGGCCGCCATCGGTGGGTGACGTCATTGGCACCCGCTGATGGCGGCCGAAGTTCAACCCGGACATGATGGACCGGGGCCGGGACAAGCCCGGATGGATGGAGCGGTCAGATGGTGACGGCTCCGGTAGCTGTTTCGAAAGTGACAGCCAGGATGCCGGGGGTGCCGTGCGGTGCCATCCACTGGACTGCGACATCCTCAAGCGGCTTTTCCACCGGCTCGCCCAACCACTCGGTGACGCGTTCAGCCGAGCCCGCAATGGTGAGGCTGGACATCTTGACGTCGCTTTCGTAGATCCTGGACGGGTGCAGTGAGGGGTCGCCCTCCCACTTGAGCAGGTACGGTACCTGGGGATCGGCGATCAGGCCGAGGATTCCGATCTGCTGCCACACCAATTCGCGGCCGTCAGGGAACTTGCGGTTGCCCGGAACAGC
This genomic interval from Paenarthrobacter aurescens TC1 contains the following:
- a CDS encoding putative fructose/tagatose bisphosphate aldolase (identified by match to protein family HMM PF01116; match to protein family HMM TIGR00167); translation: MTLVNTRELMDKAAAAGTGQGAFNIIHIETAEGLVAGAEAAGVPLILQISENCAKYHGGLEPIAAAALAIARSAAVPVALHLDHAESEDLALAAVDLGFGSVMYDGAHLPYEGNVEVTQRVAQYAHARGVYVEAELGKVGGKDGAHAPGVRTDPAEAQAFVEATGVDALAVAVGSSHAMTERSAALDLHLITRLKTAVGKPLVLHGSSGVTDDMLIAAIRAGMTKINVSTHLNGFFTRAVREYLDANLAVVDSRKYIKAGRDALVLESARMLTLFAKAN
- a CDS encoding putative transcriptional regulator, DeoR family (identified by match to protein family HMM PF00455; match to protein family HMM PF08220) — its product is MTRTDRLTAILDLLAESGHVEVEDIVTRLGVSPATARRDLDSLAKQRLLSRTRGGATTGSVAYDLPGRYNRDDHAEAKQEIALAASALIRPGAVIGLSGGTTNTALAQLLSTREDLNAPSHTPTLTVVTNAINIASQLAVRPNIKIMVTGGILNPRSYELVGPYTDVIMQKVALDIAFIGVNGVDPDLGPTITDEGEAMVNTVMARRATESYVVADSSKVGRRSFAAMAGYDFRHLITDSGISAEHKAAFEAKGTEVIVAPAS
- a CDS encoding conserved hypothetical protein (identified by match to protein family HMM PF00300); this translates as MYLSCPHYLPLCREAHTSPDHAWRPPMLGGMGAPERIFMIRHGQSAANADTSIYNRVPDYRIPLTDSGVEQARIAGEDLRRKLDGEQVCVYVSPYLRAYQTLEAMNLGPLIERVIEEPRLREQDWANFQIAGEIEDQKELRNLYGHFFYRFREGESGSDVYDRVSSFMETLYRHWQKPTYAPNTLLVTHGLTMRLFCMRWFHWTVEYFESLNNPDNAELRTLIKNDDGQYSLDVPFSQWVPREVDDSVLHAPRMRF
- a CDS encoding putative CAAX amino terminal protease family protein (identified by match to protein family HMM PF02517), giving the protein MFLASRRRLRAEVLIVLGLSLGQSAVYSVVQLLDKMTRAPLADATSTLNRSQSAREYFDLTYQLLDIVFALVPVALVFYFLSTYAPGGREGGGASAFARLGFNFARPGKDLLQGVGLAAAIGIPSLGLYAAGRALGITTAIVPSGLDAYWWTVPVLILSAMRHAVVEEVIVVGYLMDRFGKFGWSMPVAIVVSAVLRGSYHLYQGFGPFIGNVVMGLVFAWIYTKTKRVMPLVIAHALLDIVAFVGFSLFGKAMGLG